CCTAGCTACTTGGTTTTCTTGTCTGCTCCTGATCTCGATCACTTTTCGTTTATatccatcattttcttttagtttttgcaTACCATTAATTTCCTCTGAGACCTCGAGCTCTGAATTTTGGTACTGCTGTACGTTTTTCAAGAGCAAAAATGATCCAAAGATGCACACGCTTTGGCAACAAGCTGGTTCAATCCTTTCGATCCggttcttcttctccttctccttcttctttttcatcaaaggttaattacttttttatgtaACTTGTCTCTTACATTATTACATCCTGTCACTACTTTTGTCTGCAACCTTTCTgtcaattatttattatgggTAAGTAATCTTAAATCTGTAAGTAGTtctgaataatatatatatgtatatgtgtatgtatatgaaTTAATCTTGAACTCAAGATCATGCATGGATCATCTGAATACTAAACTGGCCGGTACGTAACAGTATGGGGTAAAGTGCTCGAGTTTAAAAAAATCAGTATCCGATCTCTATAAGGTCACCGTCCGTTTCCTATCTCccgaccttttttttttttttttgctttaaagCATTAACAGATTAATGATTATGGATATTCCATGTTTTCTCGTATGTGATCCTATCGAGATGTTTTTTTACAAGGAAACTACTGTTCTCCGATCGATTGTGACGTCTGAtctaactttttaacttttagaaagATCGATGTATTCAATACAAATCTTGTCGAGGATAATAtcgtttttttcttttgtaagaaAACATCTTTTTAATAAACAGACAAGGATGCAATAGGATCGAGTTGGAGTTTTCTAACAAAGAAACAATGATATGCAAGTTCTTtagagtatttttttaaaaattgtatctattattattcttttaatataaaatattatattataataaaaataattcatataaaagaaatatataccGAAAccataaagcaaaaaaaaaaaaaaaaaaaaccgaaaggttagtcgatcctcgacccaatcttatatttttttggacGAGCAAAGAGAGACCAGGCCGGCTTGAGTGATGGTTTTGATACAGTTTGTTAGATGCAGTGAAAATATGTTGGCATGTGTGTGCCATGCTTGCCGATGATTTTGCTGAATTTTTTCGATGAAATACTGCCAGATTTTCGACTTGGGTTGGCAATAGAGTGGCCGCTAACATGCATGTGGTGATCATGAGTACTTCTAGATCGaacatttttctttcaatagaAAGAGACGAAAACCAGAGGATTAGGTTTAAAAAAAACCAGAAAAGAAGGGTAATTGCATGGAGAAGACAGACCAGCATAtgctgagattttttttttttaatatttttttctttcttcttcatgttatCGTATTTAATGCGTTTTAAATGCTCTtaataaaaacctatattattttttaaacacgAAATGAAATTATACacatgtttttcattttttttgtcagtccatttcttaattaattaatttttttaaaaaatagttagtAGGTGCATGCATTTATTTGATGTATCGACCAACCCTCGCACGTAACTTATCGGTACGGCTGGTTGCCTGTTTCTAGattgaaaataattaatattataatattaggataaattaattatcttgTTTATATCGATACTAATatattaagagaaataattcATAGAATATGAATCCTcacttttaatttaaattattaaattcatctcttttcattgatttaatttttttaaatatatatatattttttcttcattgagAGATATTACACTTGGacgttgagttgagttgagttaagatgaattgaattttttatgaataaaagtgAGTTGATATGATTgagtgaattttataaaattcacctaagatgagtttagatgtatttatataaagttgAAATAGATTGTGGGTCTTATGTATTAAGagattttgaattaagatgagtttaataatttgagaattatatatttaaatattagattcaacttaaaattaaactaaactgagttgatttcaattgaatctaaattttaaaatgggCCAAAAGACTCGTTTAGatacaaaaatatatgtaaataataataaaacatttgagaatattttagaataattaCGTTTTCAAACGGTTCTTAAATATCCATGCCTAAGAATTAAGGTATTTTATTGTAACAACAATAATGCTTATTCAAGCCTATCTAAGGTAATAGTAACTGTCAAAATCAGATAATGAAATCTCGGCCAGCTTTCCCTCCTTCCGTTTTGGATAGAAAAAGACTACATCGGTGTTCCATGCTCGACATAGCCTCTGTATATATTTTGGCCCTTTCTACCTCCTCTTTCGCAGAATTCTATTGGCTCTGTTCTTAGATCCTCTGTTTTATATCTTTCTTGCAAACTCTCACCCATTCTTTATCCAACACTACTGCTGttatctttctgctcatcaaatCCATCCCTTTTAATTGAATCTGGTTAACATGATTTCAAGGCGTGCATGCTTTCGCAATCTGCTTCAATCTCTTCGAACCAGTTATTCTTCGTCCAAGGTTTTGTTTATTACCTATTGACATCATGTTATGGTTTAAAAGATGCTGTTTTTATGGTTCTGATCTTCTTGACATATTTACAAGAttgttttgggttttgtttttttttttcctacgtGTTCTTCATTGTCGTGTTTTGTTTTCTGGGTGAACATGTTTGATATGTGAAGTTAAtttcttctgttttcttttcattcttttcttgatTCTTCGATCGTGTTGGTGCTTTGTCCTCTTGCTCATTTTCTTTTAGCTCcttttctgtttctttctttctttctttcttatggATCTCCTTCTTTTCATTCCCTGTTCTTGGAGGATCGAAGGATGATTATCCAAAACAGGTAGTTATGGGCCAATACGTACCAATGGGCTGGACAATTTGGACATTCTAGGTATATTTATACTACAGGCCATTTGTGGCATCATCTACCTCGGATCATGTGGCGCCGACGTGTTGGTCTTGTCCTATATATCCTGAGATGAATTATGGTCCATATAATACCTTCTGGCTAGGCATCCAGATCTcttataagtttttaatttaaatattttctacagTTTAAAGAGATATAGACAAAgttaaattctataaaattaaatacTAACGGTAAAcagttttctttcttatttcaaGGTTTGTAATTTTCCTCTAAATATCACTTAatgatcattaattaattagatcaaTAAGAAGTAATTCATGCTTCCATCTATAATTCAAGGTTGTTCTTCAATAGTTCTTTAGTTCATTATCTTAGTGTTGTTCCTTGCTTATCGATATCGGTTGGATAACAAAGATTGCTATGAGATTAGGAGGAATTAATGATATATTTGAACATTTTGCAGATAGGAGATTACCATAGATTTGCATCTCAGGCTTCCTCTTCTCTGCAACAAGTATTCCAACCATCTACTTACAGGTAACTCTGCTTTGTACCAAATCAGTACTATTTGGTTCAACTTTACGCAGATGCTTTAGTTTATCTGCGTTTAATACTGTGCATGTTTTTAAATATCGGATcataaatgaaagtttaaaccTTTTTTCAGGATGTTTTGAATGTTTTCTCcctattttgttttgttggctTTTTGGAATGGTGTTGTATGTCTCCTTTTATATTTCCTGCTTCTGCTCTCGGCTTGTCTTATTGTGCCCCTGCAATTTCAGCGATGATGAATACTCAGAAGTCGACTGGGATAATCTTGGCTTTTGCATGATGCGTACTGATTACATGTACATGACGAAATGCACTAAAGGAGAGTGTTTTGAACAAGGACAGCTTAGTCGATATGGAAACATTGAGCTGAGCCCTGCTGCTGGAGTTCTAAATTATGGGCAGGTATGCTGCAGTTGATGTTTGCTTCAGAATTTAACTTTATGGAAACAAAGGATGtcttgtttgattgtttttcttttcagaaaaaGGGTTTTATTTCATTGAATTTAGGAATGTTTAGTGCAGCTTTGTTTTACCCTGGACTTGTGTAGCCTAAATGAAACTTATAATCAAGTGAAAAATCTGAACAGGGACTGTTTGAAGGCACAAAAGCATACAGGAGTGAAGAGGGACGCCTTCTTCTCTTCCGTCCAGAACAGAATGCAATTCGCATGAAAATGGGGGCTGAAAGAATGTGCATGCCATCACCCTCCATTGATCAATTTGTAGATGCTGTGAAGCAAACTGCCATAGCCAACAAGCGTTGGgtaatctctctctttcttgaaGAAAATGCCCAAGATTTATGCTGCATTGGCACTTCTATTGTTTTCTGAGTTACTTCTGTCAGTGGAagtttaaacatatttttaaatatatgaatttgTGGCATTGAATACGAAAACAGGTTCCTCCTGCGGGGAAAGGGTCTCTATATTTGAGGCCTCTGCTCATGGGAAGTGGTGAAATATTGGGTTTGGGTGCAGCACCCGAATACATATTCCTTATTTATGTTTCCCCTGTTGGAAACTATTTCAAGGTGGGGATATATGCacacgtctttttttttttttttggtttaaattACTACTGATAGAAGTTTTCAAATGCTCTTGGTTTATAAACAGGAGGGTTTTGCACCCTTGAACTTGTATGTTGAGGAAGAGTTTGATCGCGCCTCTTGCGGTGGAACTGGAGGGATCAAATCAATCACCAACTATGGCCCAGTATGGGGGATTTGTGCTGTGATGAAACCTTGTGTGAATTAGGGTTTAACTGCATTGAAATGTAAAAcatcattttgcttgaaatgTAGGGTCTGAAAGCATTGACTAGAGCAAAAAGCAGAGGATTTTCTGATGTCGTATACCTGGACTCTGTGAATAAGAGGTTCATTGAGGAGGTGTCATCTTGTAACATTTTCATTCTTAAGGTATATCtcttaaattaattttgtttcACAGTAAATTGTAAAGAAAGACAGCAGCATCAATTGCTGAAACTCATAATCAGTAAATTGAGATGAATGAACAGTAGACATAATTAAACAAAGTGCCAGTCAATTTACCAGAAAGTTTATGCACAATGATGGGTTTGTCATCTTCTTTTTTCTACTATTCTGATTCATGTTACGTATCCTCTGTATTCAGGGCAATGTTATTTCTACTCCTGCAGCAAATGGGACCATTCTTGAAGGAGTTACCCGCAAAAGCATCATTGACATTGCCCGTGGGCATGGTTACCAGGTGCTTTTCTTGCACCACTGAATCACAGCTTGAAACTAATTTTTAACTAAGCTTTGAAAAAATGCTTCTATCAAAGGGCTTTCAATTAAAAAGTTGAAAGGCCACTCCCCCAGTGTAGATGTAATGCTCATGCTTGAGTATGGGATCCCCTCTTTGTATTTTGCTCTTTTTATTTGCTATCATCAACTTACTCTTAACAGGGTGTGAAGGTAGGACTGGCATGGCCTGGCTGGGACCTTTTTGGGAGCCACCTTCAATAAAACGATGAAAATGTTAGGAACAATAAGagactaagtaaaataaaaaacgaAATCAATCACATACAAACACAAGCTTTATGTGATTTGACAATGTGCCTACGTCTATAGAGTTGCCGACGACTTTAATTAGAATTAAAGTAGAATACAGAGTGCAGCCGTATATGAATGGTGAATATTTATGTGGGAACACTAATTGGTGGCTATAGAAAGGTTTAATACAACATCTGGTAAATCCCTAATTAGAAGATCAGATCAGATTAAGAGCTAAAATGGGTCCAAAATTACTATTGAAAATCCAATTTCCTAATTTTTATCGGTCGGGTTATCAAATCGAGCCGCCATAAAACAAAACTAGGCTCACACAAAAAGTCCAAcagagaaaaaccaaaaaagtttTAGGGAGAAAGGTTAACTTGTACTtcgtttcaaaattttgaaatggcAGGAATGATCCTCAATAAATTTTTGATCCAAAATTATCTGCAATTCGGATAAAGATACATAGACACAGGCAGTCAGTAGACTCAACAACATTAAATGCTGTCCGGGGCAAAATGCAGAGCATCATTGAAAATTCTAACGTCTGTGCGTAATCTGGGTCAGGTTGAGGAGCGTGTTATTTCCCTTATTGAACTGATTGATGCTGATGAAATTTTCTGCACTGGAACTGCTGTTGGCGTTGCTCCTGTAGGGAGCGTTACATACAAGGGTCAAAGGTAACGCTAACCTATGATTTGCTCAATgcagaactctctctctctctctctctctctctctctctctctcttgttgcAGAATCCATGAAATACTGCACATTTCTAACTCATTCAACCTCTCCATACGCAGGATTCTGTATAAAACAGGCCCTCACACTGTGTCACAGGAACTTCACTCAACCCTTGAAGGGATAAAAAGGGGTCTGATTAAAGATAACAAAGGCTGGATCGTAGAGATTGATTAGATTGAAAAAGCTCTGTACCCACCACCTCATGGACCAAATATCAAATTGTGTAAAAAA
This is a stretch of genomic DNA from Carya illinoinensis cultivar Pawnee chromosome 15, C.illinoinensisPawnee_v1, whole genome shotgun sequence. It encodes these proteins:
- the LOC122296401 gene encoding branched-chain amino acid aminotransferase 1, mitochondrial isoform X1 translates to MIQRCTRFGNKLVQSFRSGSSSPSPSSFSSKIGDYHRFASQASSSLQQVFQPSTYSDDEYSEVDWDNLGFCMMRTDYMYMTKCTKGECFEQGQLSRYGNIELSPAAGVLNYGQGLFEGTKAYRSEEGRLLLFRPEQNAIRMKMGAERMCMPSPSIDQFVDAVKQTAIANKRWVPPAGKGSLYLRPLLMGSGEILGLGAAPEYIFLIYVSPVGNYFKEGFAPLNLYVEEEFDRASCGGTGGIKSITNYGPGLKALTRAKSRGFSDVVYLDSVNKRFIEEVSSCNIFILKGNVISTPAANGTILEGVTRKSIIDIARGHGYQVEERVISLIELIDADEIFCTGTAVGVAPVGSVTYKGQRILYKTGPHTVSQELHSTLEGIKRGLIKDNKGWIVEID
- the LOC122296401 gene encoding branched-chain amino acid aminotransferase 1, mitochondrial isoform X2; the protein is MISRRACFRNLLQSLRTSYSSSKIGDYHRFASQASSSLQQVFQPSTYSDDEYSEVDWDNLGFCMMRTDYMYMTKCTKGECFEQGQLSRYGNIELSPAAGVLNYGQGLFEGTKAYRSEEGRLLLFRPEQNAIRMKMGAERMCMPSPSIDQFVDAVKQTAIANKRWVPPAGKGSLYLRPLLMGSGEILGLGAAPEYIFLIYVSPVGNYFKEGFAPLNLYVEEEFDRASCGGTGGIKSITNYGPGLKALTRAKSRGFSDVVYLDSVNKRFIEEVSSCNIFILKGNVISTPAANGTILEGVTRKSIIDIARGHGYQVEERVISLIELIDADEIFCTGTAVGVAPVGSVTYKGQRILYKTGPHTVSQELHSTLEGIKRGLIKDNKGWIVEID
- the LOC122296401 gene encoding branched-chain-amino-acid aminotransferase 2, chloroplastic isoform X3, which translates into the protein MMRTDYMYMTKCTKGECFEQGQLSRYGNIELSPAAGVLNYGQGLFEGTKAYRSEEGRLLLFRPEQNAIRMKMGAERMCMPSPSIDQFVDAVKQTAIANKRWVPPAGKGSLYLRPLLMGSGEILGLGAAPEYIFLIYVSPVGNYFKEGFAPLNLYVEEEFDRASCGGTGGIKSITNYGPGLKALTRAKSRGFSDVVYLDSVNKRFIEEVSSCNIFILKGNVISTPAANGTILEGVTRKSIIDIARGHGYQVEERVISLIELIDADEIFCTGTAVGVAPVGSVTYKGQRILYKTGPHTVSQELHSTLEGIKRGLIKDNKGWIVEID